The following coding sequences lie in one Candidatus Planktophila sulfonica genomic window:
- a CDS encoding ABC transporter ATP-binding protein gives MTHPILKIEGLQKHFPTTTGGAFSKVKGTVKAVDGIDLEIYAGQTIGLVGESGCGKTTAGRTILKLYEPTGGKITFDGQDITNLTPKQMKPLRSQMQMIFQDPFASLNPRQTVGSLIGAAFEIQKITPEGGIEAEVQRLMARVGLNPEHINRYPHEFSGGQRQRIGVARAIALKPKLIVADEPVSALDVSIQAQVVNLLEDLQDEFNMAYIFVAHDLSVVQHISDRVIVMYLGKVMEEADKVDLFTHPRHPYTKALLSAVPVADPIKGRKRERIILQGDLPSPVNPPAGCVFNTRCWKAQDKCRTEVPQLMQIGTNHRIACHYPED, from the coding sequence ATGACTCATCCAATTCTTAAGATTGAAGGACTACAGAAGCACTTCCCAACAACAACGGGTGGAGCATTCTCGAAGGTAAAGGGAACTGTTAAGGCAGTCGATGGCATTGACCTTGAAATTTATGCCGGTCAGACAATCGGCCTCGTCGGTGAATCAGGTTGCGGTAAGACCACAGCTGGTCGCACAATCTTGAAGTTATACGAACCAACGGGCGGCAAGATCACCTTCGACGGTCAGGACATCACCAATCTGACACCGAAGCAGATGAAGCCACTTCGTTCACAGATGCAGATGATCTTCCAGGATCCATTCGCATCCCTTAATCCACGTCAGACTGTTGGAAGCCTTATCGGCGCAGCATTTGAAATTCAGAAGATCACTCCTGAGGGCGGAATTGAGGCTGAAGTACAGCGCCTCATGGCTCGCGTGGGACTTAACCCTGAACATATCAACCGCTATCCACATGAATTCTCTGGCGGACAGCGCCAACGTATTGGTGTAGCTCGCGCGATTGCACTGAAGCCAAAACTTATCGTTGCTGACGAACCTGTTTCGGCTCTCGATGTTTCAATTCAGGCACAGGTCGTTAACCTTCTTGAAGATCTGCAAGATGAATTCAATATGGCTTACATCTTCGTCGCTCACGATCTTTCAGTTGTTCAGCACATCTCAGATCGCGTGATTGTTATGTATCTCGGCAAGGTGATGGAAGAGGCAGATAAGGTCGATCTCTTTACCCACCCACGCCATCCATATACAAAGGCGTTGCTATCTGCTGTTCCTGTTGCAGATCCAATTAAGGGACGTAAGCGCGAACGCATTATTTTGCAGGGCGATCTTCCAAGCCCAGTAAACCCACCAGCAGGTTGCGTATTTAATACTCGCTGCTGGAAGGCACAGGATAAGTGTCGTACAGAAGTTCCACAGTTGATGCAGATCGGCACCAATCACCGCATTGCTTGCCACTATCCAGAGGATTAA
- a CDS encoding ABC transporter ATP-binding protein produces the protein MTRKPFLEVKNLNVAFPTEDGLVQASNDISFSVARGETLAVVGESGSGKSVTSLAVMGLHDRKRTQITGQALLNLESGPVDVISADEEVVRKLRGKAMSMIFQDPMSALHPYYSIGNQLIEAWSLYNEGDKAAGKKRAIEMLDLVGIPAASKRVDEFPHQFSGGMRQRVMIAMALINNPSLLIADEPTTALDVTVQSQILQLIRDMQKEFNMALILITHDLGVVAEVADRVNVMYAGKIVESGGAEDIYYRPDHPYAIGLLNSIPKIGELESKRLVAIPGQPPSLINLPQGCSFRARCSFSDRVPGNLCATTAPTLDQKTTDHFSRCHLSEAELVKARKEIGGN, from the coding sequence ATGACCCGGAAGCCATTCCTCGAGGTTAAGAACCTTAACGTTGCATTTCCTACTGAAGATGGCCTCGTTCAGGCATCTAATGACATCTCATTTTCCGTCGCACGTGGTGAAACCCTTGCAGTCGTAGGCGAATCCGGTTCAGGGAAGTCTGTTACTTCGTTGGCTGTCATGGGTCTACACGACCGCAAGCGCACCCAAATTACCGGCCAAGCGCTTCTCAATCTTGAATCAGGCCCCGTCGATGTTATCTCTGCCGATGAAGAGGTAGTTCGTAAGCTGCGCGGCAAGGCGATGTCGATGATCTTCCAAGATCCAATGTCAGCTCTGCACCCTTATTACTCAATCGGCAACCAGCTCATCGAAGCGTGGTCTCTCTATAACGAGGGCGATAAGGCTGCCGGTAAGAAGCGCGCTATCGAGATGTTGGACCTCGTAGGAATTCCAGCTGCATCAAAGCGCGTCGATGAATTCCCACACCAATTCTCAGGTGGCATGCGCCAACGCGTAATGATTGCGATGGCATTGATTAATAACCCATCACTTCTTATCGCTGACGAACCAACGACAGCTCTCGATGTGACAGTTCAGTCACAGATTCTGCAGCTCATTCGAGATATGCAGAAAGAGTTCAACATGGCTCTTATCTTGATTACTCACGATCTTGGCGTTGTTGCTGAAGTCGCTGACCGCGTCAACGTCATGTATGCAGGAAAGATTGTCGAAAGCGGCGGAGCTGAAGATATCTACTACCGCCCAGATCATCCTTATGCGATCGGTCTTCTCAATTCGATTCCAAAGATTGGCGAACTCGAATCAAAGCGTCTCGTTGCGATTCCTGGTCAGCCACCATCACTGATCAATCTTCCTCAGGGTTGTTCATTCCGCGCCCGTTGCTCATTCTCAGATCGCGTTCCTGGCAATCTCTGTGCAACAACTGCGCCAACTCTTGATCAAAAGACAACTGATCACTTCTCACGTTGCCACCTCTCAGAGGCTGAGCTCGTCAAAGCCCGTAAAGAAATCGGTGGCAACTAA